The sequence gcttgctctgtggcagcagccatttctgttggggtttatgtatcttctataattgaaactttgtagccttaagcggaggcctgggcaggccagggtgtgtggaaagtttggcttcctccattgctgggggcaaccctagcctcctgctcttccagctccgtggctgccactatttctatttaccttctataattgaaactttgtagccttaagcagaggcttgggccggcaagggcaggtggaaagcttggcttcctccattgcctgggaaacccaagcctccctcctgctctctgtggctgtagccatcttggttgggtttatttgcatatttgctcctgattggctggtgggtgtggcttgtgggcgtggcttatgggtgtagcggagtgatggttaatttgcatattactcttttattagataggattgtattatttttcatatgaacaactgtaaacctaccgtTGCCTCCCCTGCACATATGACACATTAATCAGAAAGTCAGATCTGTTTTACAAGTTTTAATCACTGACATAAATGACGTGAAGTTATACAATAATTTAATagatcatagaattgtacacacaCAAGAACCACATTAAAACCCAAGCTAAAGCCaggcagagaaggacaaatatcttaggatttcacttatatgtggaatctaatgaacataataaactaatgaacaaaataggtccagaggcatggaggcatggaacagaatgatatatctcagagggggaggggatgacaggaagagattaaccaaagaacttatatacatactagtggcctgtgcacgaaattcatgcacattaaaaggaaattaattagaggcaatattttaatattgctattttccctttctctataatagaagtgtcagagatgaaagaaaattagtaaagtgtatatgaaaatctcccttctgtcagagtctagggtgcaccatgggacccagagtcaagtccccacctgcGTGCATACCTCGAAATTGCATGaaacccagacccggctggccccacccccgtcaagccccacagggtagCGGGCATGGCCtcacacccccagccctgcctcagatctcccagccccagagccggggtgggggtgtgtggcttcaggtcccccgtcaagccccatggcggcgggggggggggggtgacctcAGATACCCTCGCCCCGGCACCGGGGCAGGGagcacagcttcaggtccccccgccccagtgcaagGGCACgtgggtgtgatgaccatttgcatattagctctttatcatataggatatgcataacccatggacacagacaataatatggtgaaggcctgggagagtagggcaggggctgggaagaggggggtTAAAGTGGAGGGAAattgggggatatctgtaatactgtcaacaataatcttaaaaatttaaaagaaaatcctgCCACCTTCTGGCCTCAACATACACATCTGTAGAATGGCCAGTGGAACCCTGAGGGGTCTGTGAGGTCACCCCATTCTGCTCCACAAACACTCTcatggggcagcagccactggctGACTCTGTCCTATGGATGCTTCATAGACCCCTGGACTTGAAAGCCATGGTCAGGAAGAAGATCCTGAGAGGGACACGGAGCATTGGGAACCAAGGACACTCTAAGTGTTAAACTCTAGGAGGTGAGAAACAGGAACAGAAATCTCATGGATGTGCGGAGTGTCATTTAGCAGTTCCAGGTGGTACTACCAAGGTAGTTTGTAGTTGGAGGACTTGGTCAGTTCACAGAAGATGCAGTCAATGGCACCTGTCATGAACAGGGGCAGAGCCATCACCAGAAGCAGTAGCCAGCCAAGGACCATGGTGGCCTGGTGGCGGTGTTGACCCATGAGGACAACACATTAAGATACTTAAATTATCATCTGTACTCAGACTTGAGTTTAAGCCGGGGCTGCACCTGTTCCCACTGAGggatgcctcagtttccccctctgaaAAGAGAGTTCATTTTCTGACACCCACAGGGACTGTTATGAGACTCAGCTGCTTCCTATAATGACCTCCATTTATTAAGTTTTCTGTGTGCCACACTCTGGCTGTGCCTGCTCCGTGTACCTGTTTGCTAATCTGAGAGACAGAGCTAATAGGTAGAAAGATTCCAATGGGAGAACATGGGTGGAGCTCCCTTCACGATGCCTGACACCCTGTCCAATGCTAGAAGCCTGGGAGCTGTGGTGAGTCCTGCCCTTCTGAGTCCTGTAATCAAAGTGGTTGCTATTTAACACATCTACCACTGGTcttgcacacagcaggtgctcactaaatgccctctttgaaattcaataaacatgGCTCTTATCCTAGCTCTAAGGCTTTGAACATGTCTCTTTCTCCTCCTGAGCCTTGGTTTGCCCATCTGAGAAACGGGCTCGCCGTGGGCACTGGGCAGGAGCAGAACCCGGCACACAGCAGAGCCTATGACTGAGTTGCCAGGATGGTTAAGTGTTGGGTGGAGTGTTCTTACTTAGGCGAGGTGGAAATGACCTTGCTCCCTGGCCGGTCAGTGGGCCAACCTACCCTTCCAGATTGTGACACCCCTTCCCTACCCATGACCTCACCCCCAGAGTGGCCAGTGGAACCCTGAGGGGTCTGTGAGGTCACCCCATTCTGCTCCACAAACACTCTcatgggccagcagccactggctGACTCTGTCCTGTGGATGCTTCATAGACCCCTGAACTTGAAAGCCATGTTCAAGAAGAAGATCCTGAGAGGGACACGGAGTGTTGGGAACCAAGAACACTCTAAGTGTTAAACTCTAGGAGGCCAGAACCAGGAACAGAAGTCTTGTGGACGTGCAAAGTGTCATTCAGCAGTTCCAGGAGGGCCCGCCACTAAGCCACCATGGTCCTCGGCTGGCTACTGCTCCTGGTGATGGCTCTGCCCCTGATCATGACAGGTGCCACGGACTGCATCTTCTGTGATCTGACCAAGTCCTCCAACTACCCTGGCATCCCCATGACCTGTGGCGATAACAAGGAGTGCTTCATGGACGAAGGGAAGGTACCCAGCCTCAGCCCTGTCCTCAACAAAGGCACCATGAAAATCAGTTCATATGGTCACCTTGAAGAGCCTGTCACCTACCAGGGCATCACCtacagcctcacctccacctacAACTATGGTGAACTGTGTAACAGGGCCCCCATCCCCGCAGGCAGCCTGAAGGCGGGGGCCACCTGCCTGGgcgtgctgctgctgcttcagtGACTGTGACCAACATGGACGGCAGGGCCTGGGACTGGTCTCAGGGTTCCCCTGCTCCTTGTGCctcctgccctttcccctcccccttcccccttaaATGGCCAGAAGCcctagacaaaaaataaaatgataatgataaaGCTGTACAGTACTTTTTCATGGAAATTATAGTGTAATACTTCTCATGCTGTTATAGCTAAGAGGAGTGATGACTTGAGAAAATTATCCAGATAATCTAGGACCAGAGGCCAGATTTCTTTAAACTGTGAAAGGtgattgcttaaaaaaaatacaagacatgGTTGGCTGAACTGCATGTAGATCTCTTGAGACTGCATCACATTATCTGTGGTTCTTAAACTTCCCTGACTATTAGAAACACCTGCCAACCTCAGACTaataaaatcagaatctctgggggtggGCCCTAAGCACTGGTAGTCATTTAAAAATCCCTGAGAACCGTGGGCAAAACAGAATGATACATTCCGTTGCAAAATTTTATTGGGTGAGTGtccaaactggaaaggaggaagtacaattgtcattattcacaaatgacatcaTATTGTACGTAGAAAAATctaaagattctaccaaaaaactattagatttaataaatgaatttggcaaagtaccaggatacaaaattaacacccagaaattgatggcatttttatacaccaataatgaaatctcagagaaactaaaaaaaaaaaaaaaatcacatttaccattgcaacaacaaaaaacaaatttccttggaataaacttaaccaaggaggtaaaagacctgtactctgaaaactacatgacattgaaaacataaatagaggaagatacaaacaagtggaagcatataccatgttaatggattggaagaattaacatcattaaaatgtctatactaccaaaagcaatctaaagattcaacacaatccctattaaaataccaatagcagtccagctggtgtggctaagtggttgagcattggcaaATGAGCCAGGAGGTTACTGGTTGGATTCtcaatcaaggcacatgctcgggttccaggctcgatccccaggagggggcatgcaggaggcagccaatcaatgttctctcattgatttttctatctttctatccttcCCCCAatatctctttctaaaaaatcaattaaaacatattttaacaaataaaataccaatggcatatttcatagatctatCTGGAAGAAACACTCcgaaaatttatatagaaccgaaaaagacctcaaatagccgcagcaatcttgagaaagaagaacaaagctggaggaatcacaatatcaagttatactacaaagccactgtaatcaaaacagcctggtactggcacaagaacaggcatatagattaatggaatagaacagagaccccataaattgacccaagccattatgctcaattaatatttgacaaaagaggcactagcttcaatgaatggtgttgggaaaactggacagatacatgcaaagaaatgaaactagaccaccaacttacaccatacacaataataaactcaaactagataaaagacctaaatgtaagttttgaaaccataaaaatcctagaagaaaccataggcagcgaaatctcagacatctctcatagcaacatctttatagatacatctcctagggcaaaagggactaaggagaaaataaacaaatggaactacatccaaataaaaagcttctgcacagcaaaagaaaccatcaacaaaaccaaagGTTAGCTCACTGTATGAGAGACCATATTTGGCAATaagacatctgataaagggttaatatccaaaatacataagaaacCCATACatctcaacaaaaggaagataaataatccaattaaaaaatggacaaaggacctaaatagacacttctccaaagtggacatacagatggccaagagacatatgaaaacatgctcaaatccTCTGATCATAagagagattcaaattaaaatgaccatgaggtatcacctcatacctgtcagaatggctaccataaaaaaaccctcaacaaatgacaagtgctggtgaggatgtggagaaaagggaaccctggtacactgctggtgggaatgcagactggtgaagcttttatggaaaacagtatgggagcttcctcaaaaaattaaatatggaactgccacttgacccagtgatcccacttctaggaatatatcctaagaaaccctacataccaatcagaaagaatgtatgcacccctatgttcattgcagcacaattgacaataactaagatctggaaatagcccaagtgccatcagtagatgagtggataaaaaagcagtggtacgtTTACccccatggaatactatgtagcagttaaaaagaaggatttcttaacctttgagacagtttgaagggacctggagagtattaccggtatgctaagggaaataagccagtcagagaaagacaagtatcatagcatttcactcatatgtggaatgtaatgaacaaaataaactgatgaacaaaatagatccagagacagaaacattgaacaaactgaggaatctcagagggaaggcacgggagggtgtgtgggtgggaagtCATCAATCAAAGAcgttgtatgcatatatgcataacccatggacacagacaatagagtggtgaagacctggggcatGAACAGGGGTAGGCTAGaatgggtcaatgggggaaaaaaaggggacatatgtaatactttcaaaaataaagattaaaaaaatgaaaatagtaactaaaaaaaaaaagaagatattagCCCATatacatgtaattttatttctaggctctcaatTTTGTTCTattgtgtttctgttttcctgcaaataccatgctgttttgattattgttgctctgtagtataatttgaaatcaggtagtgtgatacctccatgtttgtttgtttgtttgtttgttttgtttttcctctcagtATTGCTTCTGGCTATTCAGAACTTTTTGTGATTCCATCCAAAGCTGATgaatttttttgttctatttcttttttttaatattttaattgttttggggagaggaagggagagggagaggaagatagaaacatcaatgatgagagagaaacatcaccaattggctacctcctgctcactccctacTGGGGTCCGAGTCagaaactgggtatgtgccctgaccaggaattaaactggtgacctcttggttcatgggtggacactcaaccactgagttacaccagccgtcttgttctattttttttaaaaatgtcaaccaaaggacttgtatgcatgaatataagcctaaccagtggacacagacaacaggggagtgagggcatgagtgggggcggggttgggaagataatggggggatgaggacaaatatgtaatacctcaatcaataaagaaattaaagtgaaaaaaatgtctttgggattttgatggggatttcattaaatctgtatattgctttgggttatatgaccattttaactatgttgattcttccaaatCCATGGATTTATCAATTGAGAAGGTAAAGGCTTAAATTTGCATAACAACCTTAACCTTGTTTACAGTGCTTTGCCAGATATCCTCTCATAACTGgttttccccacccccaacatcttCTTTGTCTTTAGTTGGAGATGATATTTAAGGTGGTGTTTTGGGCTATTTCAAGGAAtgactcagttttcctgggtctctcccataTATGCAGGAAGTATACATGTTATTAAGCTTCTGAttggttttcttctttaatgtatttttgtaaTAAATGGAACGCTGCCAAaaacctagaagggtagagggaaaattatttttccttgctGACATGGTCATGAGTTCATTTAGTGGAAGCAGGAGCCCTGGCGGGGCCTATCTGGCTAGAGCTGGAAACACAAAGACTAGACAGCTGTTGCCAAAGATACTGCCTGAGGcacaaaggaagggagaaaagtacCCAGGGGTCTTTAACTCTCCAATCCTCTGCCATAAGCCAAACAGCTGGAAGCCAGGTGTCAAGGGAGCCTAGCACTTAGCTTACAAGGCTCAATGTCCCACTGATACCCAGCAGATCAGGTAAAGGAGTAAGGAGTATATCTGAGGGTACAGGAATGAACCCTATGAGCCAACAACCCTACTCCTCGGCATATACAAGTAGCACTgtttataataggaaaaaataaaactggaaacatCTATCAACAGcataatgtataaataaatggtgGTTTATGCCTGCAATGGAATATGGCAGTGAAAATACATGAACTACAGCTCTACTCACTGACGTAGATGAATCTCGGCAacataatgctgattgaaaaagCAGTCACACAAAACTAGATGCAATATGATTCCagttatatgaagttcaaaagcTTGCAGAacaaaacaatttattatttagCAATACATGCATATATGGCAAGACTATAAAGCAAAGAACATTTCAGGAGTGTGATTATCTCTATTAATAGTGGGGAAGTGATGGAACTGAGGAGTGGTTCATAG comes from Eptesicus fuscus isolate TK198812 chromosome 1, DD_ASM_mEF_20220401, whole genome shotgun sequence and encodes:
- the LOC114227410 gene encoding sperm acrosome membrane-associated protein 4-like; this translates as MVLGWLLLLVMALPLIMTGATDCIFCDLTKSSNYPGIPMTCGDNKECFMDEGKVPSLSPVLNKGTMKISSYGHLEEPVTYQGITYSLTSTYNYGELCNRAPIPAGSLKAGATCLGVLLLLQ